CCCCCGAGGTGGTGAGCAGGGCCCCCCCGCCCCGGTACTGCCAGGCCCCGATGAGGGCGGGCAGCAGCAGCACCGCCCGCTGGGCGCTGGCCCCGCCGGGGTGGCGGGTCATGCCGTAGCTGGTGCGGATGAGGCTGACCCTGGCGCGGGCAAACTCCAGCGCCAGCCGCTCGATGGTGGCCGCCGGGACGCCGGTGACGGCTTCGGCCCGCTCGGGGGGCCACTCCAGGGCCACCGCCCGGTATTGCTCGAAGCCCTGGGCGGCGCGCCCCAAGTAGGCCGCGTCGTAGAGCCCCTCGCGCAGGATCACGTGGGCCATCGCGTAGGCCAGCGCCCCATCGCTGCCGGGGCACAACTTGACGTGCTCATCGGCGAAGCGGGAGGTGAGGTTTTCGTAGGGATCGACGTGGACGATCTTGGCCCCGCGGTGGCGGGCTTCCTTGAGGAAGGGCGTGAGGTGGGTGTTGGTGTGCAAAGAGTTGATGCCCCACAGGAAGATGAACTTCGCTTCGGGCACGTCCTCGGGGTCTACGCCGTAGCGGGGGGAGCCATAGGTGGCCTCCCAGGCCGCCGCGCCCGCCGTGGCGCAGATGGTCTCGTCGAGCTCGCAGGCCCCGATGGCGCGGAAGAAGGCCAGGGGATGGGCGTACTGGTGCAGGCCCATGGTCCCGGCGTAGTGGTAGGGCAGCACCGCCTCGCCGCCGTGCCGCTCGAGCACCTCGCGCAGCCGGCTGGCGATCTCGTCCAGGGCCTCCTCCCAGCTCACCCGCTCGAACTGGCCCGAGCCCTTGGGGCCCGCGCGGCGCATGGGGTAGAGGGGGCGCAGGGAATGGTGGTTGCGCTCGGGGTAGCGGTAGGTCTTGACGCAGGCGAAGCCCTGGGTGAAGGGGTGGCGGGGGTCGCCCTCGACCTTCAGCAGCCGGTTCGCCTCCTCGTCGATGGAGAGGATCAGCGAGCAGGCGTCGGGGCAGTCCAGGGGGCAGGTGGCTCGAGCCGTACGGGTCATGCTCCCTATCGTACCGCGCGGGCCACGCGGCTTTGTCACCTGGTTCCTACGGGTCGGGGCGGGCGTAGCCCAGCGCCAGGAAGCCGCTTTCGTCGGGCTCGAGGCTGTGGGGGGCGAAGCCCAGGGCCTGCAGCGAGCGCAGGCTGGCGTGGTTGTCGGGCTCCACCGAGGCCACGAAGCGCCGGTAGCGGGCGAGGCCGGGGTGCTCGAGCATGGCCCGCACGATGCGCTTGCCGTAGCCCCGCCCGCGCAGGTCGGGGCGCACCGCGAAGGCGAAGTGGAAGGCGGTGGGGTCGTGCTCGTCGGGCTCGCCCTGCACGTAGCCCACCGCCTCCTGCCCCTGCCAGGCCAGCCAGGGCTCGACGCCGGGCGCGCGGTGGCGCAACAGCCTCCAGACCGCGTCGGGTGGGGAGAGCCAGCGGGCGAGTTCTGGGTCTTCGAACCAGGCTTCGATCAGCCTTCGCCCCGCCTCGTCTGCGGGGGCCAGCCGCAGCCGTTGGCGAGCTATGCCGGGCTCCTTCCTGCCCCACCCTCGAGCGCCCTTTTCGCCAGCCCCCACGATAGCGCAGCTATCAAAGCGGCCAATCCCAGCGCTGGCCCCGCGCCCAAGTGCAAAAAGGGTGGATACACCAGCCCCGCCGCCGTCCCCCCCAGGTAGAACGCGGCCACATACGTGCTGCTCACCCCGCTGCCTTGCCGACCCGAGGCGCCCCCGCAAATGCCCTGGGCGGTGAAGAGCCCGGCCATCATCCCCACGAACCCCAACACGATGGCGAAAGATCGCTCTGGAAGCTGCACCAGCAACCCCAGCACCACAAGCGAGAACGCCAGCCGCACCGCCCTCACCTCGCCCAACCTCCGCACCAGCGGCCCGGTCAGGGCGCTCCCAGGGATCCCGGCCAGGTAGGCCAGCATCACCCCGCCGATCTGAGCTTTGGAGAGCCCCAACCCCTCGAGCCGGTAGGGCAACAGGTTGGCGACGAAGAAGTTGATAAACAACAGGGAAAACCCCATCAGGTAGAGCGGCCAAGCCCTGAGGTTATAGCTGGGGGCCGGGAGGGTGAGGGTTTCTCGCTCGCGCAAAAGCCAGAAGGCCGGAACCGCTGCGGGCAGCGCCAGGAGCAAAAGGGCCAGGCGTTCCCCGACCACCTCTCCCAAAAATCCCCCCAGCGCCCGCCCCAGCCCTCCACCCAGCACGTTTCCCGCCACCCATAGCCCGGCCATCTCCTGGGCCCGCTTGGGAAAAAGGCGCGGGAGGAGCGCGAGCGAAAGTCCGGGAACGGCCGCCGCCGCGACCCCCTGCAAGGCCCGGGCCACCAGCCACAGTCCGAGCGTAGGGGCCAAGGCCGCGAAGCCCCCCAGCAACCCCACCCCTAGGAGACCTCCACCCACAACCCGCCCTACCGGGAGCCGCAAGCGCGGCACTAGGGGAGAAAATAGCACCAGCGCGATAAACGGCAGGCTGATGCCCAGCCCCGCCGAGCCGGGAGGGGCGCCAAAGAGGCGCTCGAGGGCCGGGAGCAACGGCACAGCGCTGTACAAAGCCGCGTACAGGAGGGTGCCCGAGAGCAGCACAGCCCAACGCACCAGCTTAGGCTAAACGCCAGGCCTCAAATGCTCAACACCTGGGACCTCTTCGGCCCGCCCGGTCTATCCATGTAGAGTTAAGCACCAGGTTGAACCACACTATGCCCACCGTTCTCAAAGTCGCCCTCCCACTGCCCCTGGAGGCCATGTCCTACCGCCCTCCGCACGGAGATGGGCGCGAGGCTTTGGGGCAGCGGGTGGTGGTGCCTTGGCGCGGTGAGCTGCGGGTGGGGATCGTTACTGCGGTAGAGGCCGATAGCCAGCGGGCTTTTACCCTGCGCGAGGCCGTGGCCTATCTGGATGAGCAGCCCTGGCTACGTCCGGAAGAGCTAGGTTTCTTGCACGCCGCAGCGCAAGATTGTTTCTGCCCCCTGGGTACCCTGCTCGACGATCTCTTGCCCTTCCTCGAGCCCCCCCTCACCCACCGGGTGCGGCTGGTGCCGGGAGCCCCGCCCAGCATACTTCCGGCGGGGATGGGGGATCTGCTGGAGTGGCAGGAGGCCCGAGGCTATGACCCCCGTCTCCTGGACATGCTGCGCGAGGCCGGGGTGCTAGAAGAGGAGGTGCGGGCGGATCGCCCCAGCCGCAAATTTCTCATCCCGCTGCGCGAGCCCGATGCGGGCCTCTCCGCCAAGGCCCAAGCAGCCCTGCGCACCCTGCTCGAGCTGGGCGAAGCCCCCAGCATGGCCGAGCTGGCCCGCCAGGCGGGGGTAGGGCCGGGGGTGGTCAAGACCCTGCTGGAAAAGGGATATGCAGGCTGGCAGGAGCGCAGGCTGGAGCCGCCCCTCCCCGGGGGCAGCCCGCTGGAACCGCTCGTCTTGCCTGAGGTTCCGGCCCGGCTCAACGGGGGTCGGCTGCGCGACCGCCTGCGCCTTCTGGCCGGGATCGCCTCCCAGGGCCCAACCCTGGTCCTGTTTCCCGAGGTGGCGCTGCTTGAGCGCTGGCTAGAACACTTCCCTCAGGCCCGTCCCTTCCACGGAGAACTCTCCGCTGAGCTGCGGCGGCAGGAGTTTGCTGGGTTCCGCACGGGCGGGGTGGTCTTCGCCACCTACCAGGGGTTGCTGCTGCCCTTCACCCCGCGGCGGATCGTGGTGGTGGAAGAGGCCAGCGAGGCCTATAAGCTCCCGGCGGGCTCGCGGGCCCACTGCGTGCGCCTGGCCGAGCGCCGCGCCGAACTCCTGCGGGTGCCCTTGACCTACCTCTCCCAAGTGCCCAGCGTGGAGACCCTCGAGCAGCCCGGGCTGAGCTTCCCTCCGCCCCGACCGCGCGTACACCTGCTAAACCTCAACCAGGAGCGGGGTTACCCCTTGAGCGGGGCCGCGGTGGCGTTGCTGCGCCAGGTGGAGGAGAAACGGCGCCAGGCAGTGGTGCTAGCCCACCGCCGGGGGTATAGCGCGGTCCTGCGCTGCCACCGCTGCGACTGGAAGGCCATGTGTTCCAACTGTGCGGTACCGCTGCGCTACCACAAGGGCGCTCGGGCCGCCTTGCGCAGCCCGCATACGAGGGCTGGGGTTTTAATCTGCCACCAGTGTGGCCTCGAGCAGACGGCCCCTCAACTCTGCCCCCAGTGTCAGTCGGAGACCTTCGACTTTCAGGGACCCGGGGTGGAGTGGGTACAGGACGAGCTGAGAAAACACCTGCCAAATTTGCCCCTATTCCGCTATAGCGCTGAACTCAAAGACGACCTGAGCCCGCTGCTGGGCGGCCAGCCGGGAGTGTTGGTCGGGACCACCGCGGTATTGCGAGCTCCGGTGCTGCCCGAGCTGGCCCTAGTGCTGTTACCCTACGCCGACGGGTTCGTGCTCGAGTCCGACTTTCGCGCCGCCGAGCGCTACCACCGGCTGTTGTGGCAGCTCACCGAACTGCACCCCCGCCGCCGCCCGCTCATCGCTTTGCAAACCTTCGAACCGGCCCATCCGGCCCACGAGGCCCTGCAAGCTGGGGACCCAGAAGCCTTTCCCCGCAGCGAGCTGGCCTTGCGCCGGGCCTTGGGCTACCCACCCGTCAAGAGGATGCTCAAGCTCGAGGTTAGCCACCCCAAGGAGCCCGTCGCCCGCGATGCGGCAAACCAGCTAGCCCTGGCTTTGGCCCCCCGGCTCGAGCCTGGAGAGATGCTCGGGGCGGGCCCGGTCCCCGCGCCGATCCCGCGGGTGCGCAACCAGTTCATCTTCCATCTCTTGCTGCGCAGCACCTCCGAGCGGTTGCGCGAGTTGATCCGCGACCTACCCCGTTTCCGCGGGGTACGGGTGCGCCTGGATCCCGACCCGCAGAGCTTCGTGGGACTGCTCGAGGACTGATCTGCTCTCATCGTCCAAACGGGGCGCTTCGGGCCATAACGTGCGCGCTGGGTGCGGGCGGGCCCAGGACCTGCCTATTTCCCGACCTTTCCGTGCTATAGTGAGGCAGTCGTGAGATCCCCCACTCTTTGTGCTCGACCTCTGCGGGGCGTATACGACCTCGATCCCCCAGGGGCGAGAAATCTGGTTGCTTTGCCCAGCGAGCAACAGGAGGAAAAACTGAATGCAAATTGAAGCGGGTGCTATCGTGGAAGGCCGCGTCACGCGGATCATGGACTTTGGGGCTTTTGTCGAGCTTCCCAACGGAGAATCTGGGCTGGTGCACATCTCCCAAATCGCCCATGAGTTCGTCAAGAACGTGCGGGACCACCTCTCGGAAGGGGAGGTGATCCAGGTGATGGTGCTCGGGCGTGACGATAAGGGACGGCTCGACCTCTCCATCAAGGAACTCACCCCAGCCCCGGTCGAACCCCCCCGGCCCAAGCGGCTTCCACGACAAGCGCCGGAGTTCGAGAACAAGCTCAAGAGCTTTTTGCGCGGCTCGGGTGGCTTGGGGAGTGGGAGCGGTAAGAAGCCCGGCGGCAAAGGTAAGGGCGGGCGTGGGCGGCGCTAGTGGTCTGGTGGCTTGATTTGTGCTGACTTAGACGTCGTAGGTCATACGTCATACGAAGGGGATCGGTCCCCTAGGTGTACGGCGGTACGCCGTCCCAAAGGGGATCGTCCCTCGGGTGTACCGGCCCTGCCGGTCCCGATAGGGGATCGTCCCCCGCGTTTAGCGTAAGACGTACGACGTAAGCCGCGTTTAGCGTTTTGCGTATAGCGTACGACGTAAGTCGCGGTGGATCGAGCCAATCGTGCCGCCAGCCCCAGCGGACATTTGTAATTCGCCTGACCTGCTATGGAGAGCGTATTGCATTAAAATGCGATACGGCCCTAAGCTTTCACGGTCCAGGGGGAATGCATGAAGCTATTCGACAACTACGGGCGCCTCATCAAGGATTTGCGGCTTTCGGTAACGCCCCGTTGCAACCTGCACTGCCTGTACTGCCACCCTCTGGGCTGGGAGCAAAGCGAACCCCCTGGCGCCGTCACGGTAGAGGACGTGCGCAACTTTCTCACCGCCATGCGCTTGCTGGGCCTCGAGGCAGTGCGCTTCACCGGGGGGGAGCCCCTGGTGCGCAAGGAGCTGTCCCAGATGATCGAGGCCGCGCACGAGGTCGGCATTCCCGATATCGCCATCACCACCAACGGCATGCTCTTCAAGCGCAAAGCTAAGGAGCTGGTGGCTGCCGGGCTGGGCCGCATCAACCTCTCGATGGACGCGGTGACGCCCGAGGTCTTCAGAACCATGACCCGGGGTGGGGACGTGAAGCGGGTCTGGGAAGCCATCGAGACGGCCTGGGAGCTGAACTTGCACCCGGTGAAGATCAACGCCGTGATGATCCGCGGTATGAACGAAGCAGAGGTCATCCCTTTGGCTTCCCTCTCGCTGGATAAGCCCTTACATGTGCGTTTTTTGGAGTACATGCACCTCGACAACTCCAACCCCGAACTCTACCGCTCGCGCTTTGTCGCCGGAGCCGAGACCCGGGCCAAAATCGAGGCCCACTTCGGCCCGCTGCGAAAGCTGGCCACCGACCCCAGCGCCCCGGCGAAGGTCTACCAGATCCCGGGCGCAGTGGGCACGGTGGGATTCATCAACCCGGTGACCGAGCCCTTCTGCGCTAGTTGTTCGCGGTTACGCCTGACCTCCGATAAAAAGCTCCGCCCCTGCTTGCTCACCGACCTCGAGCTGGACATCGCCTGGGCCTTCGAGGCGGAAAACCCCGTAGAGGCCCTGGTAGATGCTATCCTTCTGGCCACCGACCGCAAGCCCGCTTTTGGCAACACCCTGCCTAAGCTGCGCGAGCGGGTGATGGTGGGGATCGGGGGTTAGGGCGCGACCGGCTTAGCCGCGCTAAACCCAAAAACGCCCGGGAGCGGTCGCCGCCCGCTCGAGCCCCCTGTCTATCAGCGGTCTTTGGCCGCCTGGAAGCGCGCGATACAGGCCTTGACTTCCTCTACGGCCCGCTCCCGGCCCTCCCAGCCGGTCACCTTGACCCACTTCCCCTTATGGGCCTCGAGGGCCTTGTAGGTCTCGAAGAAGTTCTGGATTTCCGCCTTGGTAGCCGCCGGAACGTCGGATAGATCCTGGATGTGATCCCAGCGGGGGTCTTCGGCCACCACCCCCAAAATCTTGGCGTCGCCGCCCTTTTCGTCTTGCATGTCCACCATGCCGATGATCCGTACGTCCACCACCACCCCCGGCAAGAGCGGGTAGGTCGAGAGGATGATCCCGTCCAGGGGGTCGCCGTCCTCCGCCAGCGTCGAGGGGATAAAACCGTAGTCGCCAGGATAGAACTGGGCGGTGGGAAGTACCCGGTCGAGCTTGATGGCCTCGAGCTCGGGGTCGTATTCGTATTTGTTGGTCGAGCCGCGGGGGATCTCGATGACCATGTGTACGATTTCGGGGGCTTTTTTGCCAACCGGCAAATTCTTGAGGTTCGCCATAGCGGGAGTATTCTAACCCGCAGTGCAAGAGTTGGGTCATAGCGGGTGGGGCATTGCGCGGCCTCACGCCTGGGGGCGTACGTCAAACGTCATACGTCGAACGAAGGGGATTGGTCCCTCAGGTGTACGGGCGTAGCCCGTCCCGATAGGGAATCTACCCTAGGTGTACCGGCTCCGCCAGTCCCGATAGGGGATCATCCCCCGCGTTTAGCGTCTGGCGTTTTGCGTATTGCGCATGGCGTACGACACCGGCGGGCGCGGTTTGGTTCTCCACCCCGGCCGGCTGGTGGCTATTTACCGCTGTTCCCCGAAGAATTTCCCTCCGCAGGGTTGTCCTGCTCACCCGTGTTGCCACGGGAGGGCGGCGCGGGGGGATTCGGTGAGGTCTGGCCGGGCTGCTGGGGTTGGACCGGGGTCGGGGCGGGGTTGCCCACGTTGCTCCAGCGGTAGGAGGAGCGCAGCAGCTCGAGGTCTTTCTGGTCCACCACCCCGTCCTCGTTGAGGTCGCCGGGAAGGTTGGGTTTGGGGGTCGGCTGGGGTTGGGCCTGCGCGGGGGGGGTTTGCTGATCGGTCGGGGTCTGAGCGGCCTGTTGGGGAGCCGGTTGCTGGGCTTGCTCCGGGTTGGGTTGCGACGGAGGGGCCGGTGAGGTGGTTGCGGGTGAGGTCTGAGCAGGCGGGGCTGCGGGCTGAGGAGCCGAGGGTGGCGGGGGCGGGGTTTGGGTGCCCGGCGTCTGGGGGTTGGCCTTCTTGCCAAAGTTCTGGGCCAATGTGAGCAGGTCGGCATAGGTGTACTTGCCTTCGCCGGTGGCCCGCTCAAAGGAGGGGTTGTTGGGGAAGGGTTTAGCCTCCTTGTCATAGAAGGCCACCCGGGGTTGGAGCGCCGGGCGCAGGGCCTTGGTAGGGGAGAGGGTCAGGCGCAGCACCTCGAGGTCCCGCCTAGGCTGGGTGAAGGCCACGTCCAGGTCCATCACCTCGCGCTCGGGGTTGTAGCGGGCCACGTAAACGACCCCCGCCTGGGCTTGCAGGCTTTCCAGCGCCGGCTTTAGGTCCTTCAAGGGAATCTGGGCCTGGAACCCCCGTGACTCGCGGCCCTCGAGCCGAAGCAGCAGGATAAAGGGTTGGTTCACCTCGGACTGCGGTTGCACCAGGGTCAGCCTGGGCGGGGGGGGATCGGAGACGACAAGGGTGAGGTCTTTGTAGGTTTTGGAAAGGTTTGCGTCTTCGATGATGAGCCGAAGCTTGTAGTTTCCCTTTTCCTGGGGGATGCCGCTGAGCCCGGTGCGGTTGAAGGTAAGGCCCTTAGGGAGGGAGCCCTCGAGCTTGAAGGTATAAGGCTGCACCCCGCCGTCGGCGGTGAAGGTCGCGTTGTAGGGATCGCCCACATAGGCCGGCGGCAGGCTGGTATTGATATTCAATGGCTGCTTGGAACCCCCCTGGTCGGTGCCGCAGGCGGCCAGTACCAGCGAAAGCCCCAGAAGAAAGACACGCATGGTCTTAACTTAGTTTGACCTCATGAGAGTAAGTTCGGATAAAGCTTCATGATTGCGGCAGGTCGTAGCTGCTTCCACCTTGC
This portion of the Meiothermus sp. Pnk-1 genome encodes:
- a CDS encoding GNAT family N-acetyltransferase — encoded protein: MGAGEKGARGWGRKEPGIARQRLRLAPADEAGRRLIEAWFEDPELARWLSPPDAVWRLLRHRAPGVEPWLAWQGQEAVGYVQGEPDEHDPTAFHFAFAVRPDLRGRGYGKRIVRAMLEHPGLARYRRFVASVEPDNHASLRSLQALGFAPHSLEPDESGFLALGYARPDP
- a CDS encoding MFS transporter; the encoded protein is MRWAVLLSGTLLYAALYSAVPLLPALERLFGAPPGSAGLGISLPFIALVLFSPLVPRLRLPVGRVVGGGLLGVGLLGGFAALAPTLGLWLVARALQGVAAAAVPGLSLALLPRLFPKRAQEMAGLWVAGNVLGGGLGRALGGFLGEVVGERLALLLLALPAAVPAFWLLRERETLTLPAPSYNLRAWPLYLMGFSLLFINFFVANLLPYRLEGLGLSKAQIGGVMLAYLAGIPGSALTGPLVRRLGEVRAVRLAFSLVVLGLLVQLPERSFAIVLGFVGMMAGLFTAQGICGGASGRQGSGVSSTYVAAFYLGGTAAGLVYPPFLHLGAGPALGLAALIAALSWGLAKRALEGGAGRSPA
- a CDS encoding primosomal protein N', with protein sequence MPTVLKVALPLPLEAMSYRPPHGDGREALGQRVVVPWRGELRVGIVTAVEADSQRAFTLREAVAYLDEQPWLRPEELGFLHAAAQDCFCPLGTLLDDLLPFLEPPLTHRVRLVPGAPPSILPAGMGDLLEWQEARGYDPRLLDMLREAGVLEEEVRADRPSRKFLIPLREPDAGLSAKAQAALRTLLELGEAPSMAELARQAGVGPGVVKTLLEKGYAGWQERRLEPPLPGGSPLEPLVLPEVPARLNGGRLRDRLRLLAGIASQGPTLVLFPEVALLERWLEHFPQARPFHGELSAELRRQEFAGFRTGGVVFATYQGLLLPFTPRRIVVVEEASEAYKLPAGSRAHCVRLAERRAELLRVPLTYLSQVPSVETLEQPGLSFPPPRPRVHLLNLNQERGYPLSGAAVALLRQVEEKRRQAVVLAHRRGYSAVLRCHRCDWKAMCSNCAVPLRYHKGARAALRSPHTRAGVLICHQCGLEQTAPQLCPQCQSETFDFQGPGVEWVQDELRKHLPNLPLFRYSAELKDDLSPLLGGQPGVLVGTTAVLRAPVLPELALVLLPYADGFVLESDFRAAERYHRLLWQLTELHPRRRPLIALQTFEPAHPAHEALQAGDPEAFPRSELALRRALGYPPVKRMLKLEVSHPKEPVARDAANQLALALAPRLEPGEMLGAGPVPAPIPRVRNQFIFHLLLRSTSERLRELIRDLPRFRGVRVRLDPDPQSFVGLLED
- a CDS encoding S1 RNA-binding domain-containing protein; the protein is MQIEAGAIVEGRVTRIMDFGAFVELPNGESGLVHISQIAHEFVKNVRDHLSEGEVIQVMVLGRDDKGRLDLSIKELTPAPVEPPRPKRLPRQAPEFENKLKSFLRGSGGLGSGSGKKPGGKGKGGRGRR
- the moaA gene encoding GTP 3',8-cyclase MoaA, with the translated sequence MKLFDNYGRLIKDLRLSVTPRCNLHCLYCHPLGWEQSEPPGAVTVEDVRNFLTAMRLLGLEAVRFTGGEPLVRKELSQMIEAAHEVGIPDIAITTNGMLFKRKAKELVAAGLGRINLSMDAVTPEVFRTMTRGGDVKRVWEAIETAWELNLHPVKINAVMIRGMNEAEVIPLASLSLDKPLHVRFLEYMHLDNSNPELYRSRFVAGAETRAKIEAHFGPLRKLATDPSAPAKVYQIPGAVGTVGFINPVTEPFCASCSRLRLTSDKKLRPCLLTDLELDIAWAFEAENPVEALVDAILLATDRKPAFGNTLPKLRERVMVGIGG
- a CDS encoding inorganic diphosphatase, producing the protein MANLKNLPVGKKAPEIVHMVIEIPRGSTNKYEYDPELEAIKLDRVLPTAQFYPGDYGFIPSTLAEDGDPLDGIILSTYPLLPGVVVDVRIIGMVDMQDEKGGDAKILGVVAEDPRWDHIQDLSDVPAATKAEIQNFFETYKALEAHKGKWVKVTGWEGRERAVEEVKACIARFQAAKDR
- a CDS encoding Ig family protein → MRVFLLGLSLVLAACGTDQGGSKQPLNINTSLPPAYVGDPYNATFTADGGVQPYTFKLEGSLPKGLTFNRTGLSGIPQEKGNYKLRLIIEDANLSKTYKDLTLVVSDPPPPRLTLVQPQSEVNQPFILLLRLEGRESRGFQAQIPLKDLKPALESLQAQAGVVYVARYNPEREVMDLDVAFTQPRRDLEVLRLTLSPTKALRPALQPRVAFYDKEAKPFPNNPSFERATGEGKYTYADLLTLAQNFGKKANPQTPGTQTPPPPPSAPQPAAPPAQTSPATTSPAPPSQPNPEQAQQPAPQQAAQTPTDQQTPPAQAQPQPTPKPNLPGDLNEDGVVDQKDLELLRSSYRWSNVGNPAPTPVQPQQPGQTSPNPPAPPSRGNTGEQDNPAEGNSSGNSGK